In Comamonas sp. lk, the following proteins share a genomic window:
- a CDS encoding replication-associated recombination protein A, with amino-acid sequence MVTQKSFPPAVSAASHQPLAERLRPRTLGEVIGQQHVLGEGMPLRLAFESGRPHSCILWGPPGVGKTTIARLMADAFDAQFISMSAVLGGVKDIREAVEQAQSARDGLMQQRTIVFVDEVHRFNKSQQDAFLPHVESGLFTFIGATTENPSFEVNSALLSRAAVYVLQSLTADDLKQIVAKAQGIQAVPAIEDEALDRLIAYADGDARRLLNTLETLAITAEQAKLGQITDAWLLKVLGERMRRYDKGGEQFYDTISALHKSVRGSDPDAALYWFCRMLDGGADPRYLARRIVRMAWEDIGLADPRAMQLCNDAAATYERLGSPEGELALAQAVIYLAVAAKSNAGYMAYNKAKAFVKTDATRPVPLHLRNAPTKLMKELDYGRDYRYAHSEEGGFAAGESYLPDGMEEPGFYEPVPRGLEIKIGQKLAELRTRNEAAREAGAAGSPRTDET; translated from the coding sequence ATGGTCACGCAAAAGAGCTTCCCCCCTGCCGTCTCTGCGGCTTCCCATCAGCCCCTGGCCGAGCGCCTGCGTCCGCGCACGCTGGGCGAGGTGATAGGCCAGCAGCATGTGCTGGGCGAAGGCATGCCGCTGCGCCTGGCTTTCGAGTCGGGGCGTCCGCATAGCTGCATTCTCTGGGGGCCGCCGGGCGTGGGCAAAACCACGATTGCCCGGCTGATGGCCGATGCCTTTGATGCGCAGTTCATCTCCATGAGCGCCGTGCTGGGCGGGGTCAAGGACATTCGTGAAGCCGTGGAGCAGGCCCAGTCTGCCCGCGACGGTTTGATGCAGCAGCGCACCATCGTGTTTGTGGACGAGGTGCACCGCTTCAACAAAAGCCAGCAGGACGCTTTCTTGCCTCATGTGGAAAGCGGCCTGTTCACCTTTATCGGCGCGACCACGGAAAACCCCTCGTTCGAAGTCAATTCGGCCCTGCTCTCGCGCGCTGCGGTGTATGTGCTGCAAAGCCTGACGGCGGATGACTTGAAGCAAATAGTGGCTAAAGCCCAGGGCATACAAGCGGTTCCAGCTATAGAAGATGAAGCGCTTGACCGCCTGATTGCCTATGCCGATGGCGATGCGCGTCGCTTGCTGAACACGCTGGAGACGCTGGCCATCACCGCCGAGCAGGCCAAGCTGGGGCAGATCACCGATGCCTGGTTGCTCAAGGTGCTGGGCGAGCGCATGCGCCGCTACGACAAGGGGGGCGAACAGTTCTACGACACCATCAGCGCCTTGCACAAATCCGTGCGCGGCTCGGACCCCGATGCGGCCCTGTACTGGTTTTGCCGCATGCTCGACGGCGGAGCCGATCCGCGCTATCTGGCCCGGCGCATTGTGCGCATGGCCTGGGAGGACATAGGCCTGGCCGATCCGCGGGCCATGCAGCTGTGCAACGACGCGGCCGCCACCTATGAGCGCCTGGGCAGCCCCGAGGGCGAGCTGGCGTTGGCACAGGCCGTGATCTATCTGGCCGTGGCGGCCAAGAGCAATGCCGGCTACATGGCCTACAACAAGGCCAAGGCGTTTGTGAAGACCGATGCCACCCGCCCCGTGCCCCTGCATTTGCGAAATGCACCGACCAAGCTGATGAAAGAGCTGGATTACGGCCGTGACTACCGCTACGCCCATAGCGAGGAGGGCGGTTTTGCGGCGGGCGAGAGCTATTTACCCGACGGGATGGAGGAGCCCGGTTTTTACGAACCCGTGCCGCGCGGGTTGGAGATCAAGATTGGCCAGAAGCTGGCCGAGCTGCGCACCCGCAACGAGGCCGCACGCGAGGCAGGGGCGGCCGGCTCGCCTCGCACGGATGAGACATAA
- a CDS encoding branched-chain amino acid ABC transporter permease — protein sequence MDILLQQIINGLVLGSMYALIALGYTMVYGIIQLINFAHGEVLMVGALTSWSCIGLMQEAMPSLPGWLMLLLATIIACVVAASLNFVIEKVAYRPLRNSPRLAPLITAIGVSILLQTLAMIIWKPNYKAYPTLLSSTPYEIGSAVITPTQILVLGVTAVALASLMYLVNYTKLGRAMRATAENPRVAALMGVKPDMIISATFIIGAVLAAIAGIMYASNYGTAHHTMGFLPGLKAFTAAVFGGIGNLAGAVVGGLLLGLIESIGSGYIGDLTGGVLGSQYTDIFAFVVLIIILTLRPSGLLGERVADRA from the coding sequence ATGGATATCTTGCTGCAGCAGATCATCAATGGTCTGGTTCTGGGCAGCATGTACGCCTTGATAGCCTTGGGCTACACCATGGTGTACGGCATCATTCAGCTGATCAACTTCGCGCACGGTGAGGTGCTGATGGTGGGAGCTTTGACCAGTTGGAGCTGCATAGGCCTGATGCAGGAGGCCATGCCCAGCCTGCCAGGTTGGCTGATGCTTTTGCTGGCCACCATCATTGCCTGTGTGGTGGCGGCCTCGCTCAATTTCGTGATCGAGAAAGTCGCTTACCGCCCCTTGCGCAACAGCCCGCGCCTGGCGCCGCTGATCACCGCCATCGGCGTCTCCATCCTGCTGCAGACGCTGGCCATGATCATCTGGAAGCCCAACTACAAGGCCTATCCCACGCTGCTGTCCAGCACGCCTTATGAAATTGGCTCGGCAGTCATCACGCCCACGCAGATTCTGGTGCTGGGCGTAACGGCCGTGGCCCTGGCTTCGCTGATGTATCTGGTCAACTACACAAAATTGGGTCGCGCCATGCGGGCCACGGCCGAGAACCCGCGTGTGGCGGCGCTGATGGGCGTCAAACCCGACATGATCATTTCCGCCACCTTCATCATCGGTGCGGTGCTGGCAGCCATTGCCGGCATCATGTACGCCTCCAACTACGGTACGGCCCATCACACCATGGGTTTCCTGCCCGGCCTCAAGGCGTTCACGGCCGCGGTGTTCGGCGGCATCGGCAATCTGGCGGGCGCCGTGGTCGGCGGCCTGCTGCTGGGCCTGATCGAGTCGATTGGCTCCGGTTATATCGGCGATCTGACCGGTGGCGTGCTGGGCAGTCAGTACACCGATATTTTTGCCTTTGTCGTGCTCATCATCATCCTCACGCTGCGCCCCTCGGGCCTGCTGGGTGAGCGTGTGGCCGATCGCGCATAA
- a CDS encoding ABC transporter ATP-binding protein, with protein sequence MKNNKTLHWVLGGMALLVLPLILQYFGNAWVRIADLALLYVMLALGLNIVVGYAGLLDLGYVAFYAVGAYMFALMASPHLGETFEWFRNMFPEGLHTSIWLVIPLGMLLAACAGVLLGLPVLRLRGDYLAIVTLGFGEIIRIFMNNLDQPVNITNGPKGLAQVDSVKIFGLDLGKHQEIFGFDISSVTLYYYLFLALVLITILICYRLQDSRIGRAWMAIREDEIAAKAMGINVRNMKLLAFGMGASFGGVAGSMFGAFQGFVSPESFSLMESVMIVAMVVLGGLGHIPGVILGAVLLSALPEVLRYVAGPLQEMTGGRLDASILRQLLIALAMIVIMLMRPRGLWPTPEHGKNLTRAS encoded by the coding sequence ATGAAGAACAACAAGACACTCCACTGGGTACTGGGCGGTATGGCCTTGCTGGTGCTGCCGCTGATACTGCAGTATTTTGGCAATGCCTGGGTGCGGATTGCCGACCTGGCCTTGCTGTATGTGATGCTGGCGCTGGGTCTCAATATCGTGGTGGGCTATGCGGGCCTGCTGGACCTAGGCTATGTGGCTTTCTACGCCGTGGGCGCCTATATGTTTGCCCTCATGGCCTCGCCGCATCTGGGGGAGACTTTCGAGTGGTTCAGAAACATGTTCCCCGAGGGGCTGCACACGTCCATCTGGCTGGTGATTCCGCTGGGCATGCTGCTGGCGGCTTGCGCCGGGGTGCTTCTGGGCCTGCCGGTGCTGAGGTTGCGGGGCGATTACCTGGCCATCGTGACGCTGGGCTTTGGCGAGATCATTCGCATCTTCATGAACAACCTGGATCAGCCGGTCAACATCACCAACGGCCCCAAAGGCCTGGCGCAGGTAGATTCGGTCAAGATCTTCGGCCTGGATCTGGGCAAGCACCAGGAAATTTTCGGCTTTGATATTTCTTCGGTGACGCTGTACTACTACCTGTTTCTGGCGCTGGTGCTGATCACGATCCTGATCTGCTACCGCCTGCAGGATTCGCGCATCGGCCGCGCCTGGATGGCGATTCGCGAGGACGAGATTGCCGCCAAGGCCATGGGCATCAATGTGCGCAATATGAAGCTGCTGGCCTTTGGCATGGGCGCATCGTTCGGTGGCGTGGCTGGTTCCATGTTTGGCGCCTTCCAGGGCTTTGTCTCGCCCGAGTCCTTCAGCCTGATGGAGTCGGTGATGATTGTGGCCATGGTGGTGCTGGGCGGCCTGGGCCATATCCCTGGCGTGATTCTGGGTGCCGTGCTGCTGTCGGCTCTGCCCGAGGTGCTGCGCTATGTGGCCGGCCCCTTGCAGGAGATGACGGGCGGCCGCCTGGATGCCTCCATCCTGCGTCAGCTGCTGATCGCCCTGGCCATGATCGTCATCATGCTGATGCGCCCGCGCGGCCTGTGGCCCACGCCCGAGCATGGCAAGAACCTGACGCGTGCGTCCTGA
- a CDS encoding ABC transporter ATP-binding protein, producing MADSTTSTVLDVSDISKRFGGLQALSGVSMKIERGQVYGLIGPNGAGKTTFFNVITGLYTPDSGRFELAGKPYEPTAVHKVARAGIARTFQNIRLFAEMTALENVMVGRHVRTHSGLIGAVLRTKRFKAEEAAIRARAYELLDYVGIGKYADFKARTLSYGDQRRLEIARALATDPKLIALDEPAAGMNATEKLQLRELIDRIRNDQRTILLIEHDVKLVMGLCDRVTVLDYGKPIAEGTPAQVQKNEKVIEAYLGTGGH from the coding sequence ATGGCAGACAGCACGACTTCCACCGTCCTTGATGTGTCGGACATCTCCAAGCGCTTTGGCGGGCTGCAGGCCCTGTCCGGCGTGAGCATGAAGATTGAGCGCGGACAGGTTTACGGCCTGATAGGCCCCAACGGCGCAGGCAAGACCACTTTTTTCAACGTCATCACCGGCCTCTACACGCCGGACAGCGGCAGGTTCGAGCTGGCTGGCAAGCCTTATGAGCCTACTGCCGTGCACAAGGTGGCCAGGGCCGGCATTGCCCGCACGTTTCAGAATATCCGCCTGTTTGCCGAAATGACGGCACTGGAGAACGTGATGGTGGGCCGCCATGTGCGCACCCACTCGGGCCTGATAGGTGCCGTGCTGCGCACCAAGCGCTTCAAGGCCGAGGAGGCCGCGATCCGTGCAAGAGCGTATGAGCTGCTCGACTATGTAGGCATTGGAAAATACGCAGACTTCAAGGCCCGCACTCTCTCGTACGGCGATCAGCGCCGCCTGGAGATTGCCCGCGCTCTGGCAACCGATCCCAAGCTGATTGCGCTGGACGAACCCGCGGCCGGCATGAATGCCACCGAGAAACTGCAGCTGCGCGAGCTGATCGACCGTATTCGCAACGACCAGCGCACCATCTTGCTGATCGAGCACGATGTGAAGTTGGTCATGGGCCTGTGCGACCGTGTCACGGTGCTGGACTACGGCAAGCCGATTGCCGAAGGCACGCCGGCACAGGTGCAGAAGAATGAAAAAGTGATTGAAGCCTATCTGGGCACCGGAGGGCATTGA
- a CDS encoding ABC transporter ATP-binding protein, which translates to MTDKSAGQILLAVKNLKVAYGGIQAVKGVDFEVREGELVSLIGSNGAGKTTTMKAVTRGLPMADGEILYLGQSIKNKGAWDLVKQGLVMVPEGRGVFARMTITENLLMGAYTRNDKAGIQADIERMFGIFPRLKERKDQLAGTMSGGEQQMLAMARALMSQPKVLLLDEPSMGLSPIMVDKIFEVVRDVYALGVTMVLVEQNASRALAVADRGYVMESGTITMTGEGQTLLNDPRVRAAYLGE; encoded by the coding sequence GTGACGGACAAATCCGCGGGCCAGATACTGCTGGCCGTCAAAAATCTCAAGGTGGCCTATGGCGGCATCCAGGCCGTCAAAGGCGTGGACTTCGAGGTGCGCGAGGGCGAACTGGTTTCGCTGATCGGCTCCAATGGTGCGGGCAAGACCACCACCATGAAGGCCGTGACGCGCGGCCTGCCCATGGCTGATGGCGAAATTCTGTATCTGGGCCAGAGCATCAAGAACAAGGGAGCCTGGGATCTGGTCAAGCAAGGTCTGGTCATGGTGCCCGAAGGTCGTGGCGTTTTTGCCCGCATGACCATCACCGAAAACCTGCTCATGGGCGCTTACACGCGCAATGACAAGGCCGGCATTCAGGCCGATATCGAGCGCATGTTCGGCATCTTCCCGCGTCTGAAGGAGCGCAAGGATCAACTGGCAGGCACCATGTCCGGCGGCGAGCAGCAAATGCTGGCCATGGCGCGGGCGCTGATGAGTCAGCCCAAGGTCTTGCTGCTCGACGAGCCTTCCATGGGCCTGTCTCCCATCATGGTGGACAAGATTTTTGAAGTGGTGCGGGATGTGTATGCGCTGGGCGTGACCATGGTGCTGGTCGAGCAGAACGCCAGCCGCGCTCTGGCCGTTGCCGACCGGGGTTATGTGATGGAGTCCGGCACCATCACCATGACCGGCGAAGGCCAGACCTTGCTCAATGACCCCCGGGTTCGCGCTGCGTATCTGGGTGAGTGA
- a CDS encoding DUF47 domain-containing protein: MLFGKLLPREGNFFEMFNQHADHIVDAAHAFSQLVANYNDPHLRQKYNDDVDNAERAADKVTHDVTKLLHKTFITPLDREHIHSLINTMDDVADLIQDSAETMALYDVRHMTEEITRLTDLSVRCCERVRDAVKMLNRISDPAVVEASTKTCDEIDRLESDADRVMRAAMSKLFREEPDVREVIKLKAIYELLETITDRCEDVANLIEGIVLENS, encoded by the coding sequence ATGCTGTTTGGCAAATTGTTGCCGCGCGAAGGCAATTTTTTCGAGATGTTCAATCAACATGCTGACCACATTGTTGATGCGGCGCACGCCTTCTCGCAGCTGGTAGCCAATTACAACGATCCCCATCTGCGTCAGAAATACAACGACGATGTGGATAACGCTGAGCGCGCGGCAGACAAGGTGACCCACGACGTCACCAAGCTGCTGCACAAGACTTTCATCACGCCGCTGGACCGCGAGCACATCCACTCGCTGATCAACACCATGGACGATGTGGCCGACCTGATTCAGGATTCGGCAGAGACCATGGCGCTGTACGACGTGCGTCATATGACGGAAGAAATCACGCGTCTGACGGATCTGTCCGTGCGCTGCTGCGAGCGCGTTCGTGATGCCGTGAAGATGCTGAATCGCATCTCAGATCCCGCCGTGGTGGAGGCTTCGACCAAGACCTGCGATGAGATCGACAGGCTGGAAAGCGATGCCGACCGCGTGATGCGTGCCGCCATGAGCAAGCTGTTCCGCGAAGAGCCCGATGTGCGTGAAGTGATCAAGCTCAAGGCGATTTACGAGCTACTGGAAACCATCACCGACCGCTGCGAAGACGTGGCCAATCTGATCGAGGGCATCGTCCTCGAGAATTCCTGA